One window from the genome of Streptomyces sp. NBC_00287 encodes:
- a CDS encoding M12 family metallopeptidase → MALTHNETPTSEEAATAPFYCAQPRVTEPVLRPDLSPDRLSAIILSRTKWVNGTVLRYCFFNDADGASAEQLDEVREAFKDWKDIGIGLEFREVDQPSESEIRIGFVQGDGSWSYVGRDALGISTRERTMNFGWDLTSPHGKATARHEIGHALGFAHEHQNPFAGIEWDEEKVYATLAADPNKWPREQTFHNILRKLSISEVEGSEWDPESIMQYPFSPGLILRPEQYHRDGIPDPLVISDRDREHVNRWYPPMEDKPAEIHPFQSVELELAAGEQSDFAIVPSETRMYEIGTLGDSDVVMVLFEEVDGELRYFTAEDDSGTDSNARLKVRLFEGRRYVLRTRLYSAWGPGKAALMLW, encoded by the coding sequence ATGGCACTCACCCACAACGAGACACCCACGAGCGAAGAAGCGGCAACGGCCCCCTTCTACTGCGCACAACCCCGCGTTACCGAACCGGTCCTTCGCCCGGACCTCAGCCCCGACCGGCTCAGTGCCATCATTCTGAGCCGGACCAAGTGGGTGAACGGCACGGTGCTGCGCTACTGCTTCTTCAACGATGCCGACGGTGCCTCTGCCGAGCAGCTCGACGAGGTCCGCGAAGCCTTCAAGGACTGGAAGGACATCGGTATCGGGCTGGAGTTCCGCGAGGTGGACCAGCCCTCGGAATCCGAAATCCGCATCGGCTTCGTTCAGGGCGACGGCTCCTGGTCCTATGTGGGCCGGGATGCGCTGGGCATCAGCACGCGCGAGCGCACGATGAACTTCGGCTGGGACCTGACCAGCCCGCACGGCAAGGCCACCGCCAGACACGAGATCGGGCATGCGCTCGGCTTCGCCCACGAACACCAAAACCCATTCGCAGGTATCGAGTGGGACGAGGAGAAGGTCTACGCCACACTTGCGGCTGATCCGAACAAATGGCCACGGGAGCAGACCTTCCACAACATCCTGCGCAAGCTTTCCATCAGCGAGGTCGAAGGCTCCGAATGGGACCCGGAATCCATCATGCAGTACCCCTTCTCCCCTGGCTTGATCCTCCGACCGGAGCAGTACCACCGGGACGGCATACCGGATCCCCTGGTCATCTCCGATCGGGACAGGGAGCATGTCAATCGGTGGTATCCCCCCATGGAGGACAAGCCGGCTGAGATACACCCGTTCCAGTCGGTCGAGTTGGAGCTTGCCGCCGGTGAGCAGTCAGACTTCGCCATCGTCCCGTCGGAGACGCGGATGTACGAGATCGGCACGCTCGGGGACAGCGACGTCGTCATGGTGCTGTTCGAGGAGGTCGACGGCGAACTGCGCTACTTCACCGCTGAAGACGACAGCGGCACGGACAGCAACGCCCGTTTGAAGGTCAGGTTGTTCGAAGGGCGTCGCTATGTGCTCCGCACCCGCCTCTACTCGGCCTGGGGCCCGGGAAAGGCCGCACTCATGCTCTGGTGA
- the fusA gene encoding elongation factor G, whose amino-acid sequence MRTDLTLRALQAVRNLGILAHVDAGKTTVTERILFLTGAVHKRGEVHEGTTVTDFDSQERDRGITIFAAAVSCDWDGHRINLIDTPGHVDFADEVTRSLRVLDGAVAVFDAVAGVEPQSEAVWREADRHQVARLAFVNKMDRAGADLDTAVASIRERLGTTPLVVQLPIGREEGFEGVVDLVRMRAVVWPLDTGVYEEGPVPEALRAEALRRRRALDEAVAELHPRALEEYCADGAVSETTLRTALRELTGTGEAVVVLCGSAYRNRGIEPLLQAVVAYLPSPADVPAVRGTIDGTEQERAADPAAPLAALAFKVHAAPTGRMTYLRIYSGVLRKGDTVLDMGVGRTERVGRILRVQADRHTETDLAVAGDIVAVIGPKSARAGRTLCAPSAPLVLEPPGTADPVVSVAVEARLGQDTDRLASALARLAEEDPSLVVRTDPETGQTLLSGLGELHLEVAVEKLRRDRGLEVSVGRPQVSYRETVVRGVTGLVYRHVKQDGGAGQFAHVVLDVEPLDVLGGEAGFAFRSTVAGGRIPRDFARAVEAGCRDALTEGPLGGHPVTGVRVTLTDGATHTKDSSELAFRAAGRLGLREALRACVLRLLEPVAEVTVTVPEDCVGAVLGDLAARRGRVSASATHGTTAVVTATVPLAELFGYASRLRGRTQGRGTFTTRPAGYAQVPLGLTAGVTGQ is encoded by the coding sequence GTGCGTACCGACCTCACACTCCGCGCGCTCCAAGCCGTCCGCAACCTTGGCATCCTCGCCCACGTGGACGCCGGCAAGACCACCGTGACAGAGCGGATCCTGTTTCTGACCGGTGCCGTCCACAAGCGGGGCGAGGTACACGAGGGCACCACCGTCACCGACTTCGACTCCCAGGAACGCGACCGAGGCATCACCATCTTCGCAGCGGCGGTCAGCTGCGACTGGGACGGACACCGGATCAACCTCATCGACACCCCGGGACACGTGGACTTCGCCGACGAAGTCACGCGCTCGCTGCGCGTCCTCGACGGCGCGGTGGCGGTGTTCGACGCCGTCGCCGGCGTCGAACCGCAGAGCGAGGCGGTGTGGCGGGAGGCCGACCGGCACCAGGTTGCGCGCCTGGCGTTCGTCAACAAGATGGACCGCGCGGGCGCCGACCTGGACACGGCAGTCGCGTCGATTCGGGAGCGGCTGGGCACCACCCCCCTGGTGGTGCAGTTGCCGATCGGCCGCGAGGAGGGCTTCGAGGGTGTCGTCGACCTGGTCCGGATGCGGGCTGTGGTGTGGCCGCTGGACACCGGCGTGTACGAGGAAGGCCCGGTGCCCGAGGCCTTGCGCGCCGAGGCGCTGCGCCGCCGCCGGGCGCTGGACGAGGCCGTCGCCGAACTGCACCCGCGGGCGCTGGAGGAGTACTGCGCCGACGGCGCGGTCTCGGAGACGACACTGCGCACGGCGCTGCGCGAACTGACCGGCACGGGTGAGGCCGTGGTGGTGCTGTGCGGTTCGGCGTACCGCAACCGTGGCATCGAGCCGTTGCTTCAGGCAGTGGTGGCGTATCTGCCGTCGCCGGCGGACGTGCCCGCCGTGCGCGGCACGATCGACGGAACGGAACAGGAGCGTGCCGCCGATCCCGCGGCGCCGCTGGCCGCGCTGGCCTTCAAGGTGCACGCGGCGCCCACCGGCCGGATGACGTACCTGCGGATCTATTCGGGCGTACTGCGAAAGGGGGACACTGTGCTGGACATGGGCGTGGGGCGCACCGAACGGGTCGGCCGGATCCTGCGGGTGCAGGCCGACCGGCACACCGAGACGGACCTGGCCGTGGCCGGGGACATCGTCGCCGTGATCGGTCCGAAGTCCGCGCGTGCCGGTAGGACGTTGTGCGCCCCCTCGGCGCCGCTCGTGCTGGAACCGCCCGGCACGGCCGACCCGGTCGTGTCGGTGGCCGTCGAGGCCCGACTCGGCCAGGACACCGACCGGCTGGCCTCGGCGCTGGCCCGGCTGGCAGAGGAGGATCCGTCGCTGGTGGTGCGTACCGATCCGGAGACCGGCCAGACCCTGCTGTCGGGCCTGGGCGAGCTGCACCTGGAGGTGGCGGTGGAGAAACTGCGCCGCGACCGGGGCCTGGAGGTCTCGGTCGGCCGCCCGCAGGTGTCGTACCGGGAGACCGTGGTCCGCGGGGTGACGGGGCTGGTGTACCGGCACGTCAAGCAGGACGGCGGCGCCGGGCAGTTCGCCCATGTGGTGCTGGACGTCGAGCCGTTGGACGTTTTGGGGGGCGAGGCCGGCTTCGCGTTCCGTTCGACCGTGGCCGGCGGCCGCATCCCGCGGGACTTCGCCCGCGCGGTCGAGGCCGGTTGCCGGGACGCGCTGACGGAGGGTCCGCTGGGCGGTCATCCGGTGACCGGCGTGCGGGTCACGCTCACCGACGGAGCCACGCACACCAAGGACTCCTCGGAGCTCGCGTTCCGCGCGGCCGGCCGGCTCGGACTGCGGGAAGCCCTGCGGGCCTGCGTGCTGCGGCTGCTGGAGCCGGTAGCCGAGGTGACGGTGACCGTGCCGGAGGACTGTGTGGGGGCGGTCCTGGGCGATCTGGCGGCGCGCCGCGGACGAGTCTCGGCGTCGGCGACACACGGCACTACGGCGGTGGTGACCGCCACGGTGCCGCTGGCCGAACTGTTCGGATACGCCTCCCGCTTGCGCGGACGCACCCAGGGCCGGGGCACGTTCACCACCCGCCCGGCGGGCTACGCGCAGGTTCCGCTGGGCCTGACGGCCGGGGTGACGGGACAGTAG